AGTACGGATCAATAAATCTGTGAATGACCCGAGGAGGAAGTTGCTTTTTGCAATACGCTCTTTTGTCCACACAATCGTTAAGTGCAAGTTCGAACAATTCGTCTGGCAAAGCAGGTTCTACTTCACGCCCATACGTTTGGCTGAGACACGTTTTTGTGTAAACACGAAAGCAGAAGAATCCGGCCTTTTATTCTTTTCAGCAGGTCGGTAACCCAGGCATGTCGATATCTCTTGCGCAGCTTCACGTAGCTTCATAGAAAACAAAGGCAGAAGCTCTCGTGTAACTCTTACCATCGGGCCCGATATACTTATCCCTCCGACAACCTTCCCGTCCGCGCCAAGGATGGCTGCGCCGAGGCAACGCACCCCTGTTACGGCCTCGCCTTCATCAAGCGCAAACCCACGCTCTCGAATATTGACCAGGTCTCTTTTCAGCCTTCCTATACTCGTGATACTTCGCGGGGTCTTGCCTTCATCAAATTGAACATTGGCAAAGAGCTGCTCCCTTACCTGCTCATCCTTAATATTTGCGACGATTGCCTTTCCGAGCGAGGTGCAATGAAAAGGACGACGCATTCCAACCTTAGAGACAAGCCTGAAGGTGTGCAGTGTCTCAAGAATATCCAGATAGAGGACATCGGAGCCATCGAGAATCGCCAAGTTAATTGTCTCGCCAGTTACTTTCCACAGATGTTCCAGCATGGGCCGGCAAATCTTGCAAAGTGTTGCCTGGAAGCTGATTCCGCTCCCTAAGCGAGCCAGCTTCGGTCCCAGGGTGTAAGTTCCACCTGCATCACGAAACAGATAAGCTTCTGCTTCCAGATGGCTGGCAAACCGATGTACCGTGCTTTTATTAATCCCCGTCTGTCTGGCCAAGTCTCGTAGCTGGAGTCCATCAGGGGCTCGATCGAGCAACTCCAGAATCTTTAGCACTTTCGTGATTACTCCCACTGGAGCCGACTTCGACTTTGCCCGCATAGAGCAACTCCCCAGAATTGCTTTCGACAGGGGCAGCGCATATTATTCTGCGCTCACCTCCTTTGCTTGCGACTCCAAATCGAGAGATGCAATCACACTTGGCACAAATAGCCAAAAAGAAAGGCAGGATCGAATCCTCATTTGCGTTCAATCGCCATATGACTTTCCCCATTCGCAGGTCTCGGCGATGAAGATTTCAAGATATGCAATAGATGTTTCATTCTGCGGGCAGGACAGTAGCAGACTCCAGGAATTACAGTCAAGAAATCTTACTTTTCGATTGCTGTCCGTATTTTTTCCATGCTAGCGTCCATTTGACGAATGGATCGCCTATCGGCTCAACCGCAAGCAATGTCCTGCGACACCTATTTCGGAATCGCGCTCTCTCATAAACTACTTCCTGACAGCCTTGTGAATAAGTGAGTCATCTCTGCCATATCATGCGAGGACTTGCCCTAAGATAATGTCGAAGGCGTAGCATCGAATTTCCAGCACTATTCCACGTAACTCCTTAATCCATCGTTTGCAAAGGCGGAGTAAACACATGGCAAAAAAGGTAGCGGAGATCTTCATCGAGACACTCGTGAACGCCGGAGTAAAGCGGGTTTACGGGGTAGTAGGTGACTCCCTGAACGGACTCACTGAGGTCATTCGGAAGAACAAGCAGATTGAATGGCTGCATGTAAGGCACGAAGAGGTGGCCGCGTTTGCCGCCGGCGCGGAGGCTCATCTCACGGGAGAGATTGCGGTCTGCGCAGGCAGTTGCGGCCCGGG
This is a stretch of genomic DNA from Granulicella sp. WH15. It encodes these proteins:
- a CDS encoding IclR family transcriptional regulator, whose translation is MRAKSKSAPVGVITKVLKILELLDRAPDGLQLRDLARQTGINKSTVHRFASHLEAEAYLFRDAGGTYTLGPKLARLGSGISFQATLCKICRPMLEHLWKVTGETINLAILDGSDVLYLDILETLHTFRLVSKVGMRRPFHCTSLGKAIVANIKDEQVREQLFANVQFDEGKTPRSITSIGRLKRDLVNIRERGFALDEGEAVTGVRCLGAAILGADGKVVGGISISGPMVRVTRELLPLFSMKLREAAQEISTCLGYRPAEKNKRPDSSAFVFTQKRVSAKRMGVK